A genomic segment from Actinoplanes sichuanensis encodes:
- a CDS encoding extracellular solute-binding protein yields the protein MKRRNFLTLSTGLGAGAALAACGTSGPAGGGGTAKAGEASYWFLSGPPGESVRTGAVERFNKANPNGQIKLTAFQNDAYKDKLKTALGAGQPPTIIWGWGGGGLKSYVDGGQVDDLTDWFGQNAAVKDRLFPASFGPATINGKIYAMPAETVQPIVLFYNKQVFADAGLTPPQSWGEIMDLVPKFNAKGIAPFSLGGQSRWTNMMWLEFLFDRIGGPSVFGDVFEGKANAWSNPLAIDALTKIQDLIKADGFVKGFSSITADSNADQALLYKGKAAMMLHGSWSYGIIQAQGGSFIADGKLGYMNFPGVDGGKGDPNDTVGNAGQYLSISSKASAEQKEIAKKFFTSLLDDTEQSDWIKTGGVPIIKGADAKLASSPDADFLKFVYGVASNAKVFAQSWDQALSPTAAETLLSNISKLFTQSIGPQQFADNMNAVIGK from the coding sequence GTGAAGCGCAGGAACTTTTTGACCCTTTCGACCGGCCTCGGCGCCGGGGCGGCGCTCGCCGCCTGTGGCACGTCCGGCCCGGCCGGCGGCGGTGGCACCGCCAAGGCCGGCGAGGCCTCCTACTGGTTCCTCAGCGGGCCGCCCGGCGAATCGGTCCGCACCGGGGCCGTGGAGCGGTTCAACAAGGCCAACCCGAACGGCCAGATCAAGCTCACCGCGTTCCAGAACGACGCCTACAAGGACAAGCTCAAGACCGCGCTCGGCGCCGGCCAGCCGCCGACGATCATCTGGGGCTGGGGTGGCGGCGGCCTGAAGAGCTACGTCGACGGCGGCCAGGTCGACGACCTCACCGACTGGTTCGGGCAGAACGCCGCGGTCAAGGACCGGCTCTTCCCGGCCTCCTTCGGACCGGCCACCATCAACGGCAAGATCTACGCCATGCCGGCCGAGACGGTCCAGCCGATCGTGCTGTTCTACAACAAGCAGGTCTTCGCCGACGCCGGGCTCACCCCGCCGCAGTCGTGGGGCGAGATCATGGACCTGGTGCCCAAGTTCAACGCCAAGGGCATCGCCCCGTTCTCGCTCGGCGGCCAGTCCCGCTGGACCAACATGATGTGGCTGGAGTTCCTCTTCGACCGGATCGGCGGCCCGTCGGTCTTCGGTGACGTCTTCGAGGGCAAGGCCAACGCCTGGAGCAACCCGCTCGCCATCGACGCGCTCACCAAGATCCAGGACCTGATCAAGGCGGACGGCTTCGTCAAGGGCTTCTCCTCGATCACCGCCGACTCCAACGCCGACCAGGCGCTGCTCTACAAGGGCAAGGCGGCCATGATGCTGCACGGCAGCTGGTCGTACGGCATCATCCAGGCCCAGGGCGGCTCGTTCATCGCCGACGGCAAGCTCGGTTACATGAACTTCCCCGGCGTCGACGGCGGCAAGGGCGACCCGAACGACACCGTCGGCAATGCCGGCCAGTACCTGTCGATCTCCTCCAAGGCCTCGGCCGAGCAGAAGGAGATCGCCAAGAAGTTCTTCACCAGTCTGCTCGACGACACCGAGCAGTCCGACTGGATCAAGACCGGCGGTGTGCCGATCATCAAGGGCGCCGACGCCAAGCTCGCCTCCTCGCCGGACGCCGATTTCCTCAAGTTCGTCTACGGCGTGGCCAGCAACGCCAAGGTGTTCGCCCAGTCCTGGGACCAGGCGCTCAGCCCGACCGCCGCGGAGACCCTGCTGTCCAACATCTCCAAGCTGTTCACCCAGTCGATCGGTCCGCAGCAGTTCGCCGACAACATGAACGCGGTCATCGGGAAATGA
- a CDS encoding glycoside hydrolase family 3 N-terminal domain-containing protein — MTTHPWQDSALPVPERVEALLAAMTLEEKVAQLGSRWIGKDKGATGPAGPEPESEHSVAPMESEFSGGPALEDASRHGLGQLTRIYGSYPITVSEGTAELVRQQRIVMASSRLGIPAMVHEECLTGFTMHGASVYPAAIAWGATFDPELIERMAAAIGRDMAALGVHQALAPVLDVVRDYRWGRVEESIGEDPYLVGTVGSAYVRGLQSSGVLATLKHFAGYSASRGARNHGPVPMGRRELLDMILPPFEAAVRDGAGSVMNSYSDVDGVPAGADSWLLTDLLRDEWGFTGTVVSDYWAVPFLAGMHGIAADDGGAGARALEAGIDVELPDTIGYGAELVARVRSGEVDESYVERAARRVLTQKAALGLLDPEWTPEASVADSAEVVLDSAANRALAREVAEHSIVLLDPGDVLPLSGTGRMAVVGPCADDARTFLGCYAFANHVLPRYPGVDPEIELPTAAESLRAEFAAAEITYARGCAVDGDDRSGFDEAVAAARDADVCLVFVGDLAGLFGKGTSGEGCDAADLRLPGVQADLVEALLGTGTPVVVVVVSGRPYALGDFDGRAAALVQAFMPGEEGGPAIAGVLSGRVQPSGKLPVQIPRTPGGQPGTYLQPRLGAVHTGTSNLDPTPLFAFGHGLSYTTFEVGDLRLSSDRVPTDGEFSATVRVRNTGARDGAEVVQLYLSDPVAQVTRPVIQLAGFQRVELAAGAAADVVFHVHTDRTAFTGRALKRIVEPGELRVLAGTSAGDLPCAATVELTGPTRPVGPGRVITTPVEVRPEQLG, encoded by the coding sequence TTGACAACACATCCCTGGCAGGATTCGGCGCTGCCGGTTCCCGAGCGCGTCGAGGCTCTGCTCGCCGCGATGACGCTCGAGGAGAAGGTGGCCCAGCTCGGCAGCCGGTGGATCGGCAAGGACAAGGGCGCCACCGGCCCGGCCGGTCCCGAGCCGGAGTCGGAACATTCGGTGGCCCCGATGGAGAGCGAGTTCAGCGGCGGGCCCGCGCTGGAGGACGCCAGTCGGCACGGCCTCGGCCAGCTCACCCGGATCTACGGCAGCTACCCGATCACCGTCTCCGAGGGGACCGCCGAACTGGTCCGTCAGCAGCGGATCGTGATGGCCTCCTCGCGGCTGGGCATCCCGGCGATGGTGCACGAGGAGTGCCTGACCGGGTTCACCATGCACGGCGCGTCGGTCTATCCGGCCGCCATCGCCTGGGGCGCCACCTTCGACCCGGAGCTGATCGAGCGGATGGCCGCCGCGATCGGCCGTGACATGGCGGCGCTCGGCGTGCACCAGGCGCTGGCCCCGGTGCTCGACGTGGTCCGCGACTACCGGTGGGGCCGGGTGGAGGAGTCCATCGGCGAGGACCCCTACCTGGTCGGCACGGTCGGCTCGGCGTACGTCCGCGGTCTGCAGAGCTCGGGGGTTCTGGCCACGCTCAAGCACTTCGCCGGGTACTCCGCCTCTCGCGGCGCCCGCAACCACGGCCCGGTGCCGATGGGCCGTCGCGAGCTGCTCGACATGATCCTGCCACCGTTCGAGGCCGCCGTCCGCGATGGTGCCGGATCCGTCATGAACTCCTACTCCGACGTCGACGGGGTGCCCGCCGGGGCCGACTCCTGGCTGCTCACCGACCTGCTGCGGGACGAGTGGGGCTTCACCGGCACGGTCGTCTCGGACTACTGGGCGGTGCCGTTCCTGGCCGGCATGCACGGCATCGCGGCCGACGACGGCGGCGCCGGGGCCCGGGCCCTGGAGGCCGGCATCGACGTGGAACTTCCGGACACCATCGGGTACGGCGCCGAGCTGGTCGCCCGGGTCCGCTCGGGTGAGGTCGACGAGTCGTACGTGGAACGCGCCGCCCGCCGGGTCCTGACCCAGAAGGCGGCCCTCGGCCTGCTCGATCCGGAGTGGACCCCGGAGGCCTCGGTGGCCGACTCGGCCGAGGTGGTCCTCGACTCGGCGGCCAACCGGGCACTGGCCCGCGAGGTGGCCGAGCACTCGATCGTCCTGCTCGACCCGGGTGACGTGCTGCCGCTGTCCGGCACGGGGCGGATGGCGGTGGTCGGCCCGTGCGCCGACGACGCGCGCACGTTCCTGGGCTGCTACGCGTTCGCCAACCACGTTCTCCCCCGCTATCCGGGTGTCGACCCGGAGATCGAGCTGCCGACCGCGGCCGAGTCGCTGCGGGCCGAGTTCGCGGCGGCCGAGATCACGTACGCCCGCGGTTGTGCCGTCGACGGCGACGACAGGTCCGGGTTCGACGAGGCGGTGGCCGCCGCCCGGGACGCCGACGTGTGCCTGGTCTTCGTCGGTGACCTGGCCGGACTGTTCGGCAAGGGCACCTCGGGCGAGGGCTGCGACGCCGCCGACCTGCGACTGCCGGGTGTCCAGGCGGATCTCGTCGAAGCGCTTCTCGGGACCGGCACACCGGTGGTGGTGGTCGTGGTGTCCGGTCGGCCGTACGCGCTGGGCGACTTCGACGGCCGGGCCGCCGCCCTGGTGCAGGCGTTCATGCCGGGCGAGGAGGGCGGGCCGGCCATCGCCGGTGTGCTGTCCGGCCGGGTGCAGCCCAGCGGCAAGCTGCCGGTGCAGATCCCGCGGACCCCGGGTGGTCAGCCGGGCACCTACCTGCAGCCACGACTGGGCGCGGTGCACACCGGAACCAGCAACCTGGACCCGACTCCGCTGTTCGCGTTCGGGCACGGGCTGTCGTACACCACGTTCGAGGTCGGCGACCTGCGCCTGTCCAGCGATCGGGTGCCGACCGACGGCGAGTTCAGCGCCACCGTGCGGGTCCGCAACACCGGCGCGCGGGACGGCGCCGAGGTGGTGCAGCTGTACCTGTCCGACCCGGTCGCCCAGGTCACCCGTCCGGTGATTCAGCTCGCCGGTTTCCAGCGGGTGGAGCTGGCCGCCGGTGCCGCCGCGGATGTCGTCTTCCACGTGCACACCGACCGGACGGCTTTCACCGGCCGTGCTTTGAAACGTATCGTCGAGCCCGGTGAGCTGCGGGTTCTCGCCGGGACGTCGGCCGGCGACCTGCCCTGCGCGGCGACCGTCGAGCTGACCGGGCCGACCCGGCCGGTCGGGCCCGGACGGGTCATCACCACACCGGTGGAGGTGCGCCCGGAACAACTAGGCTGA
- a CDS encoding PP2C family protein-serine/threonine phosphatase, whose translation MPPRINDDERLRRLEAVTDATLSRLDASDLLDELLDRVRDLLGVDTAAILLLDAHSQQLVATAAKGLEEEVRAGFRVAVGRGFAGRVAATRAAVRLIDVTPADVVNPILVGKGIRSLLGVPILAGRDLVGVLHVGTLSRREFGDDDVKLLELVADRAAVAGRIRSAKLDQSAALALQRSLLPARLPSVPGVELAARYVPGHATGIGGDWYDVFVLPSGWLGVVIGDVSGHGLASAVVMGRIRSALRAYALICDDPAQALTLLDCKVQHFEAGSLTTALYAMISPDRDRAVISTAGHLRPVLAVPDGPAGLADVPVDPPLGVTRPDRPRRSTAVPLAPGALLFCYTDGLVERRGEVIDAGLDRLVAIVRTDPPEVVCATVMSDAAAERPTDDVAVLAVRRRG comes from the coding sequence GTGCCCCCACGCATCAACGACGACGAGCGGCTGCGCCGGCTCGAAGCGGTCACCGATGCGACGCTGTCCCGGCTCGACGCCTCCGATCTCCTCGACGAGCTGCTGGACCGGGTGCGTGATCTGCTGGGCGTCGACACCGCGGCGATCCTGCTGCTCGACGCGCACTCCCAGCAGCTCGTCGCGACCGCGGCCAAGGGCCTGGAGGAGGAGGTCCGGGCCGGGTTCCGGGTGGCGGTGGGGCGCGGGTTCGCCGGCCGGGTCGCGGCGACCCGCGCCGCGGTCCGGCTCATCGACGTCACCCCGGCCGACGTGGTCAACCCGATCCTGGTCGGCAAGGGGATCCGGTCGCTGCTGGGCGTGCCGATCCTGGCCGGCCGGGACCTGGTCGGGGTGCTGCACGTCGGCACGCTCAGCCGCCGCGAGTTCGGCGACGACGACGTGAAGCTGCTGGAGCTGGTGGCCGACCGGGCCGCGGTGGCCGGGCGGATCCGGTCGGCGAAACTCGACCAGTCGGCCGCCCTGGCCCTGCAGCGCAGCCTGCTGCCGGCCCGGCTGCCGTCGGTGCCCGGCGTCGAGCTGGCCGCGCGCTACGTGCCCGGCCACGCGACCGGCATCGGCGGCGACTGGTATGACGTGTTCGTCCTGCCGTCCGGCTGGCTCGGTGTGGTGATCGGCGACGTGTCCGGGCACGGCCTGGCGTCGGCCGTGGTGATGGGCCGCATCCGTAGCGCCCTCCGGGCGTACGCGCTGATCTGCGACGACCCGGCGCAGGCGCTGACCCTGCTGGACTGCAAGGTGCAGCACTTCGAGGCGGGCAGCCTGACCACCGCCCTCTACGCGATGATCAGCCCCGACCGGGACCGGGCGGTGATCTCCACGGCCGGTCACCTGCGCCCGGTGCTGGCCGTTCCGGACGGCCCGGCCGGGCTGGCCGACGTGCCGGTCGACCCGCCGCTCGGGGTGACCCGCCCGGACCGGCCGCGCCGCAGCACCGCGGTGCCGCTGGCGCCCGGAGCACTGCTGTTCTGCTACACCGACGGCCTGGTCGAGCGCCGCGGCGAGGTGATCGACGCCGGACTGGACCGGTTGGTCGCGATCGTTCGAACCGACCCGCCGGAGGTGGTCTGCGCTACCGTCATGTCGGATGCCGCCGCCGAGCGGCCGACCGACGACGTGGCGGTTCTGGCGGTTCGCCGCCGCGGGTGA
- a CDS encoding gamma-aminobutyraldehyde dehydrogenase, giving the protein MTAKTVLHNLIGGEAVAPVEGRYSDLIDPSTGEVFASAPVSGSEDVDRAMTAASAAFQQWRDTTPGERQRALLKFADAIEERADELVAAESKNTGKPLGLTASEELPPAIDHLRFFAGAARVLEGRSAGQYMNGFESYVRREPIGVCAQVTPWNYPLLMAMWKIAPALAAGNAVVLKPSDTTPVTSVLLAEIAAEFLPAGLFNVVLGDRDTGRALVTHRTPQMVSITGSVRAGMEVAGSAAADLKRTHLELGGKAPVVVFDDADVEAAAASIAEAGYFNAGQDCTAATRVLASAGVYDDFVAALAAQAREIKTGAPDQEDVLYGPVNNAGQLARVAGFIDRLPDHAVLQAGGSQVGDRGFFYSPTVVSGLRQDDEIIQNEVFGPVITVQKFGDEDEAVAYANGVEYALASSVWTKDHGRAMRMTQRLDFGCVWVNCHIPLVAEMPHGGFKHSGHGKDLSVYGFEDYTRIKHVMHNVGA; this is encoded by the coding sequence ATGACCGCGAAGACGGTACTGCACAACCTCATCGGGGGCGAAGCCGTCGCGCCCGTCGAGGGGCGGTACTCCGATCTCATCGACCCGTCCACAGGTGAGGTGTTCGCCTCGGCGCCGGTCTCCGGTTCCGAGGACGTCGACCGGGCCATGACCGCCGCCTCGGCCGCGTTCCAGCAGTGGCGCGACACCACGCCCGGCGAGCGGCAGCGGGCTCTGCTGAAGTTCGCCGACGCCATCGAGGAGCGGGCCGACGAGCTGGTCGCCGCCGAGTCGAAGAACACCGGCAAGCCGCTCGGTCTGACCGCCAGCGAGGAACTGCCGCCGGCCATCGACCACCTGCGCTTCTTCGCCGGCGCCGCCCGGGTGCTGGAGGGCCGTTCGGCCGGGCAGTACATGAACGGGTTCGAGAGCTACGTGCGCCGCGAGCCGATCGGTGTCTGCGCGCAGGTCACCCCGTGGAACTATCCGCTGCTGATGGCGATGTGGAAGATCGCACCGGCACTGGCCGCGGGCAACGCCGTGGTGCTCAAGCCGTCCGACACCACCCCGGTGACCAGCGTCCTGCTGGCCGAGATCGCCGCCGAGTTCCTGCCGGCCGGCCTGTTCAACGTGGTCCTCGGCGACCGGGACACCGGTCGCGCCCTGGTCACCCACCGGACCCCGCAGATGGTGTCGATCACCGGTTCGGTGCGGGCCGGCATGGAGGTGGCCGGCAGTGCCGCCGCCGACCTCAAGCGCACCCACCTGGAGCTGGGCGGCAAGGCTCCGGTGGTGGTCTTCGACGACGCCGATGTGGAGGCGGCCGCCGCGTCGATCGCCGAGGCCGGCTACTTCAACGCCGGGCAGGACTGCACCGCCGCCACCCGGGTGCTGGCCTCGGCCGGTGTCTACGACGACTTCGTGGCCGCGCTCGCGGCGCAGGCCCGGGAGATCAAGACCGGCGCCCCGGATCAGGAGGACGTGCTCTACGGTCCGGTCAACAACGCCGGTCAGCTGGCCCGGGTGGCCGGGTTCATCGACCGGCTGCCGGACCACGCGGTGCTGCAGGCCGGTGGGTCGCAGGTCGGCGACCGGGGCTTCTTCTACTCCCCGACGGTCGTCTCCGGACTGCGGCAGGACGACGAGATCATCCAGAACGAGGTCTTCGGCCCGGTCATCACCGTGCAGAAGTTCGGCGACGAGGACGAGGCGGTCGCCTACGCCAACGGTGTCGAGTACGCCCTGGCCTCCAGCGTCTGGACGAAGGACCACGGCCGGGCGATGCGGATGACGCAGCGGCTCGACTTCGGCTGCGTCTGGGTCAACTGCCACATCCCGCTGGTCGCCGAGATGCCGCACGGCGGCTTCAAGCACTCCGGGCACGGCAAGGACCTGTCGGTGTACGGGTTCGAGGACTACACCCGCATCAAGCACGTCATGCACAACGTGGGGGCGTGA
- the gabT gene encoding 4-aminobutyrate--2-oxoglutarate transaminase encodes MTTSEELHKRRLAAVAKGVGSVIPSYVASAGGGTITDVDGREWIDFASGIAVTNVGNAAPRVVEAVRAQVERFTHTCFMVAPYESYVAVCEQLIDLTPGSFEKRAALFNSGAEAVENAVKIARHATGRPAVVVFDHAYHGRTNLTMALTAKNMPYKHRFGPFAPEVYRAPMSYPLRDGGLTGPEAARRAIDVIEKQVGGANVAAVLIEPIQGEGGFVVPAPGFLPAIAAWAKANGAVFIADEIQTGFARTGQWFASEDEGLEPDLITTAKGMGGGLPIAGVVGRADLMDAVHAGGLGGTYGGNPVACAAALAAIETMRELDLNTAAQRIGETIKAALADLDPGVAEVRGRGAMIAMEFVIPGTIEPDATRTAAVSKACHEAGLLTLTCGTYGNVLRFLPPLVIPDEDLRRGLDILRSALRT; translated from the coding sequence GTGACCACCTCGGAGGAACTGCACAAGCGCCGTCTCGCGGCCGTCGCCAAGGGTGTCGGGTCGGTGATCCCGAGCTATGTGGCCTCAGCCGGCGGCGGCACGATCACCGACGTCGACGGCCGGGAGTGGATCGACTTCGCCTCCGGGATCGCGGTCACCAACGTCGGCAACGCCGCCCCACGGGTGGTCGAGGCGGTCCGCGCGCAGGTCGAGCGGTTCACCCACACCTGTTTCATGGTGGCCCCCTACGAGTCGTACGTGGCGGTCTGCGAGCAGCTGATCGACCTGACACCGGGGAGCTTCGAGAAGCGGGCGGCGCTGTTCAACTCGGGTGCCGAGGCGGTGGAGAACGCCGTCAAGATCGCTCGGCACGCGACCGGGCGGCCGGCCGTCGTCGTCTTCGACCACGCCTACCACGGCCGGACGAACCTGACGATGGCGCTGACCGCGAAGAACATGCCGTACAAGCACCGGTTCGGCCCGTTCGCCCCGGAGGTCTACCGGGCGCCGATGTCGTACCCGCTGCGCGACGGCGGACTGACCGGTCCGGAGGCCGCCCGGCGGGCGATCGATGTGATCGAGAAGCAGGTCGGCGGCGCCAACGTGGCGGCCGTGCTGATCGAGCCGATCCAGGGTGAGGGCGGTTTCGTGGTGCCGGCGCCGGGCTTCCTGCCGGCGATCGCGGCGTGGGCGAAGGCGAACGGGGCGGTGTTCATCGCCGACGAGATCCAGACCGGGTTCGCGCGTACCGGGCAGTGGTTCGCCTCCGAGGACGAGGGCCTGGAACCGGATCTGATCACCACGGCCAAGGGCATGGGCGGCGGGCTGCCGATCGCCGGTGTGGTGGGCCGGGCCGATCTGATGGACGCGGTGCACGCCGGTGGGCTCGGTGGCACGTACGGCGGTAACCCGGTGGCCTGCGCGGCCGCCCTGGCCGCCATCGAGACCATGCGTGAGCTGGACCTGAACACCGCGGCTCAGCGCATCGGCGAAACCATCAAGGCGGCGCTCGCCGACCTCGATCCGGGTGTCGCCGAGGTACGTGGCCGGGGGGCGATGATCGCCATGGAGTTCGTGATCCCCGGAACGATCGAACCTGACGCGACCCGCACCGCGGCCGTGTCGAAGGCCTGCCACGAGGCCGGACTGCTGACGCTGACCTGCGGCACCTACGGCAATGTGCTGCGTTTCCTGCCACCTCTGGTCATTCCGGACGAGGATCTGCGCCGCGGACTCGACATCCTCCGCAGCGCTCTGCGCACCTGA
- a CDS encoding Lrp/AsnC family transcriptional regulator, with product MTDVTLDDTNKLIIEHLQRDGRMSYATLAKTIGLSEAAVRQRVQRLLDNGLMQIVAVTDPLTLGFARQAMVGLRVNGNLRTIADRIAEVPEVDYVVICAGRYDLLVELVCTDDEHLLDILNEKVRTIEGVTEADTFMYLRLAKQTYAWGTR from the coding sequence GTGACGGACGTGACGCTGGACGATACGAACAAACTGATCATCGAGCATCTGCAGCGTGACGGCCGTATGTCGTACGCCACGCTGGCCAAGACGATCGGTCTCTCCGAGGCCGCCGTGCGCCAACGCGTGCAGCGGCTCCTGGACAACGGGCTGATGCAGATCGTGGCGGTCACCGACCCGCTGACCCTGGGTTTCGCCCGGCAGGCGATGGTGGGCCTGCGGGTCAACGGCAACCTGCGCACCATCGCCGACCGGATCGCCGAGGTCCCCGAGGTCGACTACGTGGTGATCTGCGCCGGGCGGTACGACCTGCTGGTCGAGCTGGTCTGCACCGACGACGAGCATCTGCTCGACATCCTCAACGAGAAGGTGCGCACCATCGAGGGCGTCACCGAGGCCGACACGTTCATGTACCTGCGACTCGCCAAACAGACCTACGCCTGGGGAACACGGTAA
- a CDS encoding NAD(P)/FAD-dependent oxidoreductase, with amino-acid sequence MNSPSFWLDSLGPIEKRPPLAGDLDADVAIAGGGYTGLWTAYYLAKADPSKRIVILEAEFCGFGASGRNGGWASGLFPVSEAKLARRFGPDAAAAMHHALADTVDEVGRVAAAEGIDCDYAKGGTLSLVRSTVQLRRAQGDPGFITADRARAICHATDVLGGVYSEHCAALHPAKLVRGLAATVENLGVTIHEGTRAEQIKTGQINTMRGTVHAPTIVRALEGYTAGLAGHRRDIAPVYSLMIVTEPLPEEFWQRVGLARRETFTDERRLVIYGQRTADDRLAFGGRGAPYHFGSKIRPEYDLVPEVFEALRATITELFGIDPPIAYRWGGPLGIPRDWMPSVGLRHGIAWAGGYVGDGVAAANLAGRTLADLILGVDSDLTRLPWVGHRSRRWEPEPARWLGINVGLRATALLDAIDRRRAA; translated from the coding sequence ATGAACAGCCCCTCCTTCTGGCTCGACAGTCTGGGCCCGATCGAGAAGCGCCCGCCGCTCGCCGGTGACCTGGACGCCGACGTGGCCATCGCCGGCGGCGGGTACACGGGCTTGTGGACCGCGTACTACCTGGCCAAGGCCGACCCGTCGAAACGGATCGTGATCCTGGAGGCCGAGTTCTGCGGCTTCGGAGCGTCCGGCCGCAACGGCGGCTGGGCCTCCGGACTCTTCCCGGTCTCCGAGGCCAAGTTGGCCCGCCGGTTCGGGCCGGACGCGGCGGCCGCCATGCACCACGCGCTGGCCGACACCGTCGACGAGGTCGGCCGGGTCGCCGCCGCCGAGGGCATCGACTGCGACTACGCCAAGGGCGGCACGCTCTCCCTGGTCCGCAGCACGGTCCAGCTGCGCCGGGCCCAGGGCGACCCCGGTTTCATCACCGCCGACCGGGCGCGGGCCATCTGCCACGCCACCGATGTGCTCGGCGGTGTCTACAGCGAACACTGCGCCGCGCTGCACCCGGCGAAACTGGTCCGCGGCCTGGCCGCGACGGTCGAGAACCTCGGCGTCACGATCCACGAGGGCACCCGCGCCGAGCAGATCAAGACCGGACAGATCAACACCATGCGGGGTACGGTCCACGCGCCCACGATCGTGCGGGCACTGGAGGGCTACACCGCCGGCCTGGCCGGGCACCGGCGGGACATCGCGCCGGTCTACTCCCTGATGATCGTCACCGAGCCGCTGCCCGAGGAGTTCTGGCAGCGCGTGGGCCTGGCCCGGCGGGAGACGTTCACCGACGAGCGTCGACTGGTCATCTACGGTCAGCGGACCGCCGACGACCGGCTGGCGTTCGGTGGGCGCGGTGCGCCGTACCACTTCGGGTCGAAGATCCGCCCGGAGTACGACCTGGTCCCGGAGGTGTTCGAGGCGCTGCGGGCGACGATCACCGAACTGTTCGGGATCGACCCGCCGATCGCCTACCGCTGGGGCGGGCCGCTCGGCATCCCCCGGGACTGGATGCCCTCGGTCGGCCTGCGCCACGGGATCGCCTGGGCCGGGGGCTACGTGGGTGACGGTGTCGCCGCCGCCAACCTCGCCGGGCGTACCCTCGCGGATCTGATCCTGGGGGTGGACAGCGACCTGACCCGCCTGCCGTGGGTCGGGCATCGCTCGCGCCGCTGGGAGCCGGAGCCGGCTCGCTGGCTCGGCATCAACGTGGGCCTGCGGGCGACCGCTCTGCTGGACGCGATCGATCGGCGCCGGGCCGCCTGA